The following proteins are co-located in the Bacteroidota bacterium genome:
- a CDS encoding DUF5686 family protein: MLLRRALPLLALFFTAQAQAQTVATGRVTDAETGEPLAAATVQVEGTAVGTITNRDGAYELRLPATPAVLVVRFIGYETARRTSEGGAADIALAPVGVVAGEVVVTGENPALNIMRRVIERKQAWQADLESWQADAYVRQTFGRDTLIVGIVEGVTEAYWRRGDGVRESVKDVRQTDNLQDFRPEFLRAADAILNFYDDEIEFVGFSLLGPTAPEALGFYRFTLDGTRYRDDEIVYDIGVTPKNRLQPGFEGRVSVLGGTYALIDVALRPNRSVRLPLVNALDLTFAQQFSSFGQEINERTAWLPADFRLDGAGRIGMTGLQFPAMTFRIVARLTDYEVNVAIPDSLFEREDGSTRPAVDSVALAAGTALDRAGVVVPLDPREAVAYAEIDSTDTIEEAYRPTGFLARFIDMDDGRSAGSGRSDRFLSTEAGLDLWYNRVEAAHLGAHAGVRPGRGPWLRGALGYATGLERLTYEASLAQTLRLPKRNRLFAEIGVQREIAPRTESAAYGRAENTIVALVGEPDYFDYYQREGLYAEVGGYARRLRTRLTLFALAEQHRAVRATTSYDLLGQAPQRLNPVVPEGDLRSVGAEVTLGEVDGGLGAALAGQRGLRLRVEAAGDALGSDFGFVRAEGVAALRVPTFLRRRLIPNTLDLRLAGGLHGGDLPPQRFFGIDGTLLAYAPTGTFRTLRGQPVEGDAFVAASWEHDFRSVPFELLGLEALAVRNVGLSIHGAHGRVWLDGPGPETRSTALRFNEGWVNELGVSLHGGFVLPVRLDLTYRFDSGTASGLGSGLFFSFGVARLF, encoded by the coding sequence ATGCTTCTCCGCCGCGCCCTGCCGCTGCTCGCCCTCTTTTTCACCGCACAGGCCCAGGCCCAGACGGTCGCCACGGGCCGCGTGACCGACGCCGAGACCGGCGAGCCGCTCGCCGCGGCGACGGTCCAGGTCGAGGGCACGGCGGTCGGGACGATCACCAACCGCGACGGGGCCTACGAACTCCGCCTGCCCGCTACGCCGGCCGTGCTCGTCGTACGGTTCATCGGCTACGAGACGGCGCGGCGCACGTCCGAGGGCGGTGCGGCCGACATTGCTCTCGCACCGGTCGGGGTCGTGGCCGGCGAGGTGGTGGTGACGGGCGAGAATCCCGCACTCAACATCATGCGCCGCGTCATCGAGCGCAAGCAGGCCTGGCAGGCCGACCTCGAATCGTGGCAGGCCGACGCCTACGTCCGGCAGACCTTCGGGCGCGACACCTTGATCGTCGGCATCGTCGAGGGCGTCACCGAGGCCTACTGGCGGCGCGGCGACGGCGTGCGCGAGTCCGTCAAGGACGTCCGGCAGACGGATAACCTCCAGGATTTCCGCCCCGAGTTCCTCCGCGCCGCCGACGCCATCCTCAACTTCTACGACGACGAGATCGAGTTCGTCGGCTTCAGCCTCCTGGGCCCGACGGCGCCGGAGGCGCTCGGCTTCTACCGCTTCACGCTCGACGGCACGCGCTACCGCGACGACGAGATCGTCTACGACATCGGCGTGACTCCCAAGAACCGCCTCCAGCCCGGCTTCGAGGGGCGCGTCTCGGTCCTCGGCGGCACCTACGCCCTCATCGACGTGGCGCTGCGCCCCAACCGGTCGGTCCGCCTCCCCCTCGTCAACGCGCTCGACCTGACGTTCGCGCAGCAGTTCTCGTCGTTCGGGCAGGAGATCAACGAGCGCACGGCCTGGCTCCCGGCCGACTTCCGCCTCGACGGCGCGGGCCGGATCGGGATGACGGGCCTGCAGTTCCCGGCGATGACGTTCCGCATCGTCGCCCGGCTGACGGACTACGAGGTCAACGTCGCCATCCCGGACTCGCTCTTCGAGCGTGAGGACGGCAGCACGCGCCCGGCCGTGGACTCGGTCGCCCTCGCGGCCGGCACGGCGCTCGACCGCGCCGGGGTCGTCGTCCCGCTCGATCCGCGCGAGGCCGTCGCCTACGCCGAGATCGACAGCACCGACACCATCGAGGAGGCGTACCGTCCGACGGGCTTCCTCGCCCGGTTCATCGACATGGACGACGGCCGCAGCGCAGGGTCCGGCCGCAGCGACCGGTTTCTCTCGACCGAGGCGGGACTTGACCTCTGGTACAACCGCGTGGAGGCGGCGCACCTCGGAGCCCACGCCGGCGTGAGGCCGGGGCGGGGGCCCTGGCTGCGCGGGGCGCTCGGCTACGCCACCGGCCTGGAGCGCCTGACCTACGAGGCGTCGCTCGCGCAGACCCTCCGCCTGCCGAAGCGGAACCGGCTCTTCGCCGAGATCGGGGTGCAGCGTGAGATCGCTCCCCGGACCGAATCGGCGGCCTACGGCCGCGCGGAGAACACGATCGTCGCCCTCGTCGGCGAGCCCGACTACTTCGACTATTACCAGCGCGAAGGCCTCTACGCGGAGGTCGGCGGCTACGCCCGGCGGCTGCGGACGCGGCTCACGCTGTTCGCCCTCGCCGAGCAGCACCGCGCCGTGCGGGCGACGACGAGCTACGACCTGCTCGGGCAGGCCCCGCAGCGGCTGAACCCCGTCGTTCCCGAAGGCGACCTCCGGTCCGTCGGGGCCGAGGTGACGCTGGGCGAGGTGGACGGCGGACTCGGGGCGGCGCTCGCCGGGCAGCGCGGCCTCCGCCTCCGCGTCGAGGCCGCGGGCGACGCGCTCGGCAGCGACTTCGGGTTCGTCCGGGCCGAGGGCGTCGCCGCGCTCCGCGTGCCGACGTTCCTGCGCCGCCGCCTGATCCCGAACACGCTCGACCTCCGCCTCGCCGGCGGGCTCCACGGCGGCGACCTGCCGCCTCAGCGCTTCTTCGGGATCGACGGGACACTCTTGGCCTACGCGCCCACCGGCACCTTCCGCACCCTGCGCGGGCAGCCGGTCGAGGGCGACGCGTTCGTGGCGGCGTCGTGGGAGCACGACTTCCGCAGCGTGCCGTTCGAACTCCTCGGCCTGGAGGCGCTCGCGGTGCGGAACGTCGGGCTGAGCATCCACGGCGCGCACGGTCGCGTCTGGCTCGACGGCCCGGGACCGGAGACGAGGTCTACGGCGCTTCGCTTCAACGAGGGGTGGGTGAACGAGCTCGGCGTCTCGCTCCACGGCGGCTTCGTCTTGCCGGTGCGCCTCGACCTGACCTACCGGTTCGACTCCGGGACGGCGTCCGGGCTGGGCTCGGGCCTGTTCTTCTCCTTCGGCGTGGCGCGGCTGTTCTGA
- a CDS encoding MmcQ/YjbR family DNA-binding protein, with translation MYIDEFRSFCLTFPETREDQPFGPDVLVFKVCDKMFALLSLDEIPPRANLKCDPERAVALREAYAAVTPGYHMNKRHWNSVALSAEMPTPLVQAMVEASYRLVVAGLRKADRERLAET, from the coding sequence ATGTATATCGACGAGTTTCGCTCTTTCTGCCTCACCTTCCCCGAGACCCGCGAGGACCAGCCCTTCGGTCCCGACGTGCTGGTCTTCAAGGTCTGCGACAAGATGTTCGCCCTCCTCAGCCTCGACGAGATTCCGCCGCGCGCCAACCTGAAGTGCGATCCCGAGCGCGCGGTCGCGCTGCGCGAAGCGTACGCTGCCGTCACGCCGGGCTACCACATGAACAAGCGCCACTGGAACTCCGTCGCCCTGAGCGCCGAGATGCCGACGCCGCTCGTGCAGGCGATGGTGGAAGCCTCGTACCGCCTCGTCGTGGCAGGGCTGCGCAAGGCAGACCGGGAGCGGCTGGCGGAGACATAA
- a CDS encoding type II toxin-antitoxin system VapC family toxin, with protein sequence MLLDSDILIYSAQPAAPERARIQSFLREHAEDAFFVSEISRVEVYGFHALSDREEDLLNQVYNASTELSITPVLARAVSLRRQRRGLKTPDALVAATALHYGLPLVTRNTKDFGQVKGLEVIDPLQP encoded by the coding sequence ATGCTCCTCGACAGCGATATCCTGATCTACTCCGCCCAGCCCGCCGCCCCGGAGCGTGCGCGCATCCAGTCTTTCCTGCGCGAACATGCGGAGGACGCCTTCTTCGTCTCCGAGATCAGCCGCGTAGAGGTCTACGGCTTCCACGCCCTCTCGGACCGCGAAGAGGACCTACTGAACCAGGTATACAACGCCTCTACCGAACTCTCGATTACGCCCGTCCTGGCGCGCGCGGTCTCGCTACGCCGGCAGCGGCGCGGGCTAAAGACGCCGGACGCCCTCGTCGCTGCCACCGCGCTGCACTATGGCCTGCCGCTCGTCACGCGCAACACGAAAGACTTCGGGCAGGTCAAGGGCCTGGAGGTGATCGACCCGCTCCAGCCCTAG
- the mutS gene encoding DNA mismatch repair protein MutS — protein MRQYWTIKDRHPGALLLFRMGDFYETFEEDARIVSDVLGITLTKRSNGAADDVPLAGFPHHALDQHLPKLVQAGYRVAVCEQLEDPKHARKIVKRDVVEVVTPGVSFRDVLLAPKQSHYLAAAVWGTERKDQGLVGFAFVDATTGEFFVTETPAARFDELLLTVAPAELLVDKRQKDEAKAIRGAHFALTPQEDWVFGYDFAYETLLRHFQTHSLKGYGVEDLRLGLVAAGAALYYLGETQKGRVPHVRRIQRYQADDYIALDPQTKRNLELVSSMQGGRDGSLIQILDRTQTPMGGRMLRAWLVRPLRSVSKIQQRLDAVDALFSGSRLRRTLRDELRHVGDLERLAAKVCTGRATPRDLVTLKLTLRQIPLLKQALEGETCETLVRVHDGLTLCTDLAERIGAALVDEPPAKMDAGGYIRGGFSDELDELRGIASSGKETLAKMQAEESARTGIPSLKIGYNKVFGYYLEITNAHRDKVPDDYIRKQTLVNAERYITPALKQYEEKILTAEERMVELESQLFAELRMAVAEAVEPVQRNARFLALLDVFCALAEVAEQHGYVRPDVDDSGVLDLTDARHPVVEQALPAGEAFIPNSVLLDAGDASDRQILLITGPNMAGKSVVLRQVGLVVLLAQVGAFVPARQARVGVVDKIFTRVGASDNLAAGESTFLVEMNETASILNNATPKSLILLDEVGRGTSTFDGLSIAWAIVEHLHERPEVAARTLFATHYHELNALAARLPRVQNARVQVQEHEGKVIFLRTLVPGGADHSYGIEVARMAGLPEAVIRRAKEVLRHLEAHNVAEEIAPDGASGDGALPDVRSAAAASVAPPDPALPAAVPPNPALIEVMDRLEHFDPDRMTPIEALMALAELKGLARR, from the coding sequence ATGCGGCAGTACTGGACGATCAAGGACCGCCACCCCGGCGCGCTCCTGCTCTTCCGCATGGGCGACTTCTACGAGACCTTCGAGGAAGACGCCCGCATCGTCTCCGACGTGCTCGGGATCACGCTCACGAAGCGCTCGAACGGGGCGGCGGACGACGTCCCCCTGGCGGGCTTCCCGCACCACGCGCTCGACCAGCACCTCCCGAAGCTCGTCCAGGCCGGCTACCGCGTCGCCGTGTGCGAGCAGCTCGAAGACCCCAAGCACGCCCGCAAGATCGTCAAGCGCGACGTGGTCGAGGTCGTCACGCCGGGGGTCTCGTTCCGCGACGTGCTCCTCGCGCCGAAGCAGAGCCACTACCTCGCCGCCGCCGTCTGGGGCACGGAGCGCAAAGACCAGGGCCTCGTCGGTTTCGCTTTCGTGGACGCTACGACGGGCGAGTTCTTCGTCACCGAAACCCCGGCCGCGCGCTTCGACGAGTTGCTCCTGACCGTCGCCCCGGCGGAACTCCTCGTCGACAAGCGGCAGAAGGACGAAGCGAAGGCGATCCGCGGCGCGCACTTCGCGCTTACGCCGCAGGAGGACTGGGTCTTCGGGTACGATTTTGCCTACGAAACCCTCCTCCGGCACTTCCAGACCCACTCGCTCAAAGGCTACGGCGTCGAAGACCTACGCCTCGGACTCGTCGCGGCGGGCGCGGCGCTCTACTACCTCGGCGAGACGCAGAAAGGCCGCGTCCCGCACGTCCGCCGCATCCAGCGCTACCAGGCCGACGACTACATCGCCCTCGACCCGCAGACCAAGCGCAACCTCGAACTGGTCTCGTCGATGCAGGGCGGGCGCGACGGCTCGCTGATTCAGATCCTCGACCGGACCCAGACCCCGATGGGCGGGCGGATGCTCCGTGCGTGGCTCGTCCGCCCGCTCCGCTCGGTCTCCAAGATTCAGCAGCGGCTCGACGCCGTGGACGCGCTCTTCTCCGGCTCCCGCCTCCGCCGGACGCTCCGCGACGAACTTCGGCACGTCGGCGACCTCGAGCGCCTCGCGGCGAAGGTCTGCACCGGGCGCGCCACGCCGCGCGACCTCGTGACGCTCAAGCTCACGCTCCGCCAGATTCCGCTCCTCAAGCAGGCCCTCGAAGGTGAGACCTGCGAGACGCTTGTTCGGGTGCACGACGGCCTCACGCTCTGCACCGACCTCGCCGAGCGGATCGGGGCCGCGCTCGTGGACGAGCCGCCGGCTAAGATGGATGCCGGTGGCTACATCCGGGGCGGCTTCTCGGACGAACTCGACGAGCTTCGGGGCATCGCCTCGTCAGGCAAGGAGACGCTGGCCAAGATGCAGGCCGAGGAGAGCGCCCGGACTGGCATCCCCAGCCTCAAGATCGGCTACAACAAGGTCTTCGGGTACTACCTCGAAATCACGAACGCGCACCGCGACAAGGTCCCGGACGACTACATCCGCAAGCAGACCCTCGTCAATGCCGAGCGCTACATCACGCCCGCGCTCAAGCAGTACGAGGAGAAGATTCTCACGGCCGAGGAGCGGATGGTCGAGCTGGAGAGCCAGCTTTTTGCCGAGCTTCGGATGGCCGTCGCCGAGGCCGTCGAGCCGGTCCAGCGCAACGCCCGCTTCCTGGCGCTGCTCGACGTCTTCTGCGCCCTTGCCGAGGTCGCCGAGCAGCACGGCTACGTCCGGCCCGACGTGGACGACTCGGGCGTGCTCGACCTCACCGACGCCCGCCACCCGGTCGTCGAGCAGGCCCTCCCGGCGGGCGAGGCGTTCATCCCGAACTCCGTCCTCCTCGACGCAGGCGACGCGTCCGACCGGCAGATCCTGCTCATTACCGGGCCAAACATGGCGGGCAAGAGCGTCGTCCTCCGCCAGGTCGGCTTGGTCGTGCTGCTGGCGCAGGTCGGCGCGTTCGTCCCGGCCCGGCAGGCGCGCGTCGGAGTCGTCGACAAAATCTTCACCCGCGTCGGGGCCTCGGACAACCTCGCGGCGGGGGAGAGCACGTTCCTCGTCGAGATGAACGAGACGGCGAGTATCCTCAACAACGCGACCCCGAAGTCGCTCATCCTGCTCGACGAGGTCGGGCGCGGGACGAGCACGTTCGACGGGCTCTCGATCGCGTGGGCGATCGTCGAGCACCTCCACGAGCGGCCGGAGGTAGCGGCGCGGACGCTCTTCGCGACCCACTACCACGAACTCAACGCGCTCGCCGCGCGGCTGCCGCGCGTCCAGAACGCCCGCGTCCAGGTGCAGGAGCACGAAGGCAAGGTGATCTTCCTCCGCACGCTCGTCCCCGGCGGGGCCGACCACTCCTACGGGATCGAGGTCGCCCGCATGGCCGGCCTGCCGGAAGCCGTGATCCGCCGGGCGAAAGAGGTGCTCCGCCACCTCGAAGCGCACAACGTGGCTGAGGAGATCGCGCCCGACGGTGCCTCCGGCGACGGAGCCCTGCCCGACGTGCGCTCCGCCGCGGCGGCTTCCGTGGCCCCGCCCGACCCCGCGCTCCCGGCCGCCGTCCCGCCCAACCCCGCCCTCATCGAGGTCATGGACCGCCTGGAGCATTTCGACCCGGACCGGATGACGCCCATCGAGGCGCTCATGGCGCTCGCCGAACTCAAAGGCCTCGCCCGGCGCTGA
- a CDS encoding DUF5687 family protein, translating into MFWTLLRLQVLAFRRAPYLGGRLVLAVLKALGLAYAVLTAAAMGFLLPDTLSVWAPDISALDLVRQMLLPALGALTVGRVLFQDVPTRGAEAFLLLPVPRRRVARAVTLRATLSVFNLAPLAFAVPFALRTVRSASGEAAAVGFVVGVIALVAVSHFAVVVWKTRLGTAPAETLAAVGAALAATAAVVLALGGPLGDEAGLTVLFVTAIAALLGVYSHRSVVESLYLDPAARASAPAERQPTTGFEHAGVRALLDLEWRLLRRTRFPRGIALNALALTLAVSVYAFVWNDGAPAALLLMASTGTFAISAGQFALPFASGHYDRLLSLPGALHAFVAAKLLMGVGSALALGAVQFVLALALAPGALLDLGVAVLFCAGVLAPVAVLGSTLGPKPLDVQDKFMGSPRIQSLPPQIALALAGAVAVGLIFGLGPGHGLAATAAVGAAGVLALPLWARLIETRLLHQRHPFALRFRSVL; encoded by the coding sequence GTGTTCTGGACCCTCCTCCGCTTGCAAGTCCTCGCCTTCCGGCGCGCCCCCTACCTCGGCGGCCGGCTCGTGCTGGCCGTGCTGAAAGCGCTCGGGCTGGCCTACGCCGTGCTGACGGCGGCCGCGATGGGGTTCCTGCTGCCGGACACCCTCTCGGTCTGGGCACCCGACATCTCAGCGCTCGACCTCGTCCGGCAGATGCTGCTGCCTGCGCTTGGGGCGCTGACCGTCGGGCGGGTGCTGTTCCAGGACGTGCCGACGCGGGGAGCCGAGGCGTTCCTCCTGCTGCCGGTGCCGCGCCGTCGCGTGGCGCGGGCGGTGACGCTCCGGGCGACGCTCTCGGTCTTCAACCTCGCCCCGCTCGCCTTCGCCGTGCCCTTTGCCCTGCGGACAGTGCGGAGTGCCTCGGGCGAGGCAGCCGCGGTCGGGTTCGTCGTCGGGGTGATAGCACTCGTGGCGGTGTCGCACTTCGCCGTCGTGGTATGGAAGACGCGGCTCGGGACAGCCCCGGCCGAGACGCTGGCGGCGGTCGGGGCCGCGCTCGCGGCGACAGCGGCCGTCGTGCTCGCCCTCGGCGGGCCGCTTGGGGACGAAGCCGGGCTGACCGTCCTCTTCGTCACCGCCATCGCAGCCCTCCTCGGCGTCTACTCGCACCGGAGCGTCGTCGAGTCGCTTTACCTCGACCCCGCCGCCCGCGCCTCCGCGCCGGCCGAGCGCCAGCCGACGACCGGGTTCGAGCACGCCGGCGTGCGGGCGCTCCTGGACCTGGAGTGGCGGCTCCTCCGGCGCACCCGGTTCCCGCGCGGCATCGCGCTCAACGCCCTCGCCCTCACACTCGCGGTCTCGGTCTACGCCTTCGTCTGGAACGACGGCGCCCCAGCGGCCCTGCTCCTGATGGCCTCGACGGGCACGTTTGCGATCTCCGCCGGGCAGTTCGCGCTGCCGTTTGCGAGCGGGCACTACGACCGGCTGCTGAGCCTCCCCGGCGCGCTCCACGCCTTCGTCGCGGCGAAGCTCCTGATGGGCGTGGGCTCGGCGCTCGCGCTCGGCGCGGTGCAGTTCGTGCTTGCCCTCGCGCTCGCCCCGGGCGCCCTCCTTGACCTCGGGGTGGCGGTGCTCTTCTGCGCGGGCGTGCTCGCGCCGGTCGCCGTCCTCGGCTCCACGCTCGGGCCGAAGCCGCTCGACGTGCAGGACAAGTTTATGGGCAGCCCCCGGATTCAGTCGCTCCCGCCGCAGATCGCGCTCGCCCTCGCCGGGGCTGTCGCCGTGGGCCTGATCTTCGGCCTCGGCCCGGGGCACGGCCTCGCTGCGACCGCCGCGGTCGGGGCGGCCGGCGTGCTCGCGCTGCCGCTGTGGGCGCGCCTCATCGAAACCCGGCTCCTCCACCAGCGCCACCCCTTCGCGCTTCGTTTTAGGTCTGTTCTATGA
- a CDS encoding ABC transporter ATP-binding protein, which translates to MMTTNGSAPAPDLGATVVATDLVKRYGATEALNLDHLAVLPGEAVALVGNNGAGKTTLLRLALDLIRATSGQVQIDDVAVAESDAWKPSVGAFLDAGFLIDYLRPSEYFRLVGGAYGLAADESDRRAAAYADFFGPTVEADPLIRDLSLGNAGKVGIVGALLPRPKLIVLDEPFANLDPRARLQLETILRRERERGATLLVSSHDLDHVVDVGSRVLVLAAGRVVRDTPSTGETLRELRSFFAPPEPTSARAPA; encoded by the coding sequence ATGATGACGACGAACGGCTCTGCTCCCGCTCCTGACCTCGGCGCGACCGTCGTGGCGACCGACCTCGTGAAGCGCTACGGGGCGACCGAGGCGCTCAACCTCGACCACCTCGCCGTGCTGCCGGGCGAGGCCGTCGCGCTCGTCGGCAACAACGGCGCGGGCAAAACGACGCTCCTCCGCCTCGCGCTCGACCTAATCCGGGCGACGAGCGGCCAGGTCCAGATCGACGACGTGGCCGTCGCCGAGAGCGACGCGTGGAAGCCGTCGGTTGGGGCCTTTCTCGATGCCGGGTTCCTGATCGACTACCTGCGACCGAGCGAATACTTCCGGCTCGTCGGCGGGGCCTACGGCCTGGCAGCGGACGAGTCCGACCGGCGGGCGGCGGCCTACGCCGACTTCTTCGGCCCGACCGTCGAGGCCGACCCGCTCATCCGCGACCTCTCGCTCGGCAACGCGGGCAAGGTCGGCATCGTGGGCGCGCTCCTGCCCCGGCCGAAGCTCATCGTGCTCGACGAGCCCTTCGCCAACCTCGACCCGCGCGCGCGCCTCCAGCTAGAAACCATCCTGCGCCGCGAGCGCGAGCGCGGCGCGACGCTCCTCGTCTCCAGCCACGACCTTGACCACGTCGTCGACGTGGGCTCCCGCGTGCTCGTCCTCGCCGCCGGGCGCGTGGTGCGCGACACGCCCTCGACCGGCGAGACGCTCCGCGAGCTGCGTTCCTTCTTCGCCCCGCCGGAGCCTACCTCTGCCCGAGCGCCGGCGTAG